From a single Ciconia boyciana chromosome 4, ASM3463844v1, whole genome shotgun sequence genomic region:
- the LOC140651432 gene encoding insulin gene enhancer protein ISL-1, whose translation MGDMGDPPKKKRLISLCVGCGNQIHDQYILRVSPDLEWHAACLKCAECNQYLDETCTCFVRDGKTYCKRDYIRLYGIKCAKCSISFSKNDFVMRARAKVYHIECFRCVACSRQLIPGDEFALRENGLFCRADHDVVERASLGAGDPLSPLHPARPLQMAAEPISARQPALRPHVHKQPEKTTRVRTVLNEKQLHTLRTCYAANPRPDALMKEQLVEMTGLSPRVIRVWFQNKRCKDKKRSIMMKQLQQQQPNDKTNIQGMTGTPMVAASPERHDGGLQANPVEVQSYQPPWKVLSDFALQSDIDQPAFQQLVKFSEGGPGSNSTGSEVASMSSQLPDTPNSMVASPIEA comes from the exons ATGGGAGACATGGGAGACCCACCAAAAA aaaaacGCCTGATTTCCCTATGTGTTGGTTGCGGCAATCAAATTCACGATCAGTATATTCTGAGGGTTTCTCCGGATTTGGAATGGCATGCAGCGTGTTTGAAGTGTGCAGAGTGTAATCAGTATTTGGACGAGACCTGTACGTGCTTTGTTAGGGATGGCAAAACCTACTGTAAAAGAGATTATATCAG GTTATACGGCATCAAGTGCGCCAAGTGCAGCATCAGCTTCAGCAAGAATGACTTCGTGATGCGCGCCCGCGCCAAGGTGTACCACATCGAGTGTTTCCGCTGCGTGGCCTGCAGCCGCCAGCTCATCCCCGGCGATGAATTCGCGCTGCGGGAGAACGGCCTCTTCTGCCGGGCGGACCACGACGTGGTGGAGCGGGCCAGCCTGGGCGCCGGGgaccccctcagccccctgcaccccgccCGGCCGCTGCAGATGGCAG CAGAACCTATCTCTGCCAGACAGCCAGCTCTGCGACCCCACGTCCACAAGCAGCCCGAGAAGACCACCCGAGTCCGGACTGTCcttaatgaaaaacagcttCACACCTTGAGGACCTGTTACGCTGCCAACCCCAGACCCGACGCCCTCATGAAAGAGCAACTGGTAGAAATGACTGGCCTCAGCCCGAGGGTCATCAGGGTTTGGTTTCAAAACAAGCGGtgcaaggacaaaaaaaggagCATTATGATGAAGCAACTTCAACAACAGCAACCCAATGACAAAACT AATATCCAAGGGATGACAGGAACTCCGATGGTGGCTGCTAGTCCGGAGAGGCATGATGGTGGCTTACAGGCGAACCCGGTGGAGGTGCAGAGTTACCAGCCGCCCTGGAAAGTACTGAGCGACTTTGCATTGCAGAGTGACATAGACCAACCTGCTTTTCAGCAACTA gttAAGTTTTCAGAAGGAGGACCTGGTTCCAATTCTACTGGAAGTGAAGTAGCATCAATGTCTTCTCAGCTCCCAGATACGCCCAACAGCATGGTAGCCAGTCCTATTGAGGCATGA